A single Pedobacter sp. PACM 27299 DNA region contains:
- a CDS encoding molybdate ABC transporter substrate-binding protein has product MKILNQLFCGAIGLFALSSEVNAQEHRFDPPWNTPPESKVQFTVPGIDNVPDLFGDINDPQLVVFFAGNQFMCIDELIGAFKKKYPQYQRVFAETLPPGILAKQIASGSIVIGNMRITLKPDVYTAGKSRIEQTPEWFSKTQVYAKNRLAIMVQKGNPKKVKGLQDLGRKDLRISMPNPDFEGIGKRIEEAYVKAGGEALKQTVMESKVADKSTYLTQIHHRQSPMRILYDQSDAAPVWYTEVYYQKMLGHPVEMIEVPETENIRSQYIAGQLKNAPHPEAAKDFMEFLVGEEAGAIYKKFGFDLP; this is encoded by the coding sequence ATGAAAATTTTAAATCAGCTATTTTGTGGCGCAATCGGCCTATTTGCCCTTTCCTCCGAAGTTAATGCTCAGGAACATCGCTTTGATCCGCCATGGAATACCCCGCCGGAAAGCAAAGTACAGTTTACCGTTCCTGGAATAGATAATGTTCCTGATCTTTTCGGTGATATTAATGACCCTCAATTGGTGGTGTTCTTTGCAGGGAATCAGTTTATGTGCATTGACGAATTGATTGGTGCCTTTAAGAAAAAGTATCCCCAATATCAAAGGGTCTTCGCGGAAACACTTCCTCCAGGTATTTTAGCCAAGCAAATTGCCAGTGGCAGTATTGTGATTGGAAATATGAGGATTACCTTAAAACCTGATGTGTATACTGCCGGAAAAAGCAGAATCGAACAAACTCCGGAATGGTTTAGTAAAACACAAGTCTATGCTAAAAATAGATTGGCCATTATGGTGCAAAAAGGAAATCCTAAAAAAGTAAAAGGGCTACAAGACCTGGGCAGAAAAGATTTAAGAATCAGTATGCCCAATCCGGATTTTGAAGGAATAGGAAAAAGAATTGAAGAAGCCTATGTGAAAGCAGGAGGTGAGGCGCTAAAACAGACTGTTATGGAAAGTAAAGTGGCAGATAAAAGTACTTATCTTACACAGATCCATCACCGACAATCGCCAATGCGCATTCTTTATGACCAGAGCGATGCTGCTCCGGTATGGTATACTGAAGTTTATTATCAGAAAATGCTGGGACATCCGGTAGAAATGATCGAAGTTCCGGAAACTGAAAATATCCGCTCTCAATATATTGCCGGTCAGCTAAAAAATGCTCCGCATCCAGAAGCAGCAAAGGACTTTATGGAATTTCTGGTAGGCGAAGAAGCTGGCGCTATATATAAGAAATTTGGCTTTGATCTGCCGTAA
- a CDS encoding c-type cytochrome, with translation MSEETKPDQSRQTLIYTAKSVVLVSLLFILASLIGISAYYFKDAPSTSTQESAAAGPDQGISRNVNTKTIKQAKAIPADAWKSPEDSTIPADEYGQMIRYGRELVKNTAKYFGPNGSVARISNGMNCQNCHLEAGTKTFGNNYSIFFASYPKKSARSGKMAEATERIADCFQRSLNGKVPDLSGKEVKAMLAYMQWVGSEQEKGKKAFGSGTEKLNYMDRAADPEKGLIVYQNKCLSCHGQHGEGIKSADQLAFVYPPLWGPQSYNDGAGMYRLSNFAGFVKNNMPYGVTYPDAQLTDEESWDVAAFVNTQPRPHKEQKEDYPDRSKKPIDAPYGPYLDGFTEQQHKYGPFPPIVMALKDIASNH, from the coding sequence TTGAGCGAAGAAACTAAACCTGACCAAAGCCGGCAAACCCTTATTTATACCGCGAAATCCGTCGTGTTAGTTTCGTTGTTGTTTATTTTAGCCAGTTTAATTGGGATCAGCGCCTACTATTTTAAAGATGCACCTTCGACCTCAACTCAAGAAAGTGCTGCTGCAGGACCAGATCAGGGCATTAGCCGAAATGTAAATACAAAGACTATAAAGCAAGCGAAGGCCATTCCTGCTGATGCCTGGAAATCACCAGAGGACAGCACTATTCCTGCCGATGAGTATGGTCAAATGATCCGTTATGGAAGGGAACTGGTGAAGAATACCGCTAAGTATTTTGGACCAAATGGTTCTGTGGCCAGAATCAGCAATGGAATGAACTGTCAGAATTGTCACCTGGAAGCAGGAACGAAAACTTTTGGTAATAACTATTCGATATTTTTTGCCAGCTATCCCAAAAAGAGTGCACGCTCAGGTAAAATGGCTGAAGCCACCGAACGTATTGCCGATTGTTTTCAGCGGAGCTTAAATGGAAAAGTTCCTGATTTATCAGGAAAAGAAGTAAAGGCTATGCTCGCTTACATGCAATGGGTAGGATCGGAACAAGAAAAAGGAAAAAAAGCATTTGGTTCGGGCACGGAAAAATTGAACTATATGGATAGAGCTGCAGATCCAGAAAAAGGCCTGATCGTGTACCAGAATAAATGCCTAAGCTGCCACGGACAGCATGGCGAAGGAATTAAATCAGCAGACCAGCTGGCCTTTGTATACCCACCGCTCTGGGGACCGCAGAGTTATAACGATGGTGCAGGTATGTACAGATTGAGCAATTTTGCAGGTTTCGTGAAAAATAATATGCCTTATGGCGTGACTTATCCAGATGCACAATTAACAGATGAAGAATCCTGGGACGTAGCTGCATTTGTCAATACTCAGCCCAGACCTCATAAAGAACAAAAAGAAGATTATCCAGATCGCAGTAAAAAACCTATTGATGCGCCTTATGGTCCTTATCTGGATGGCTTTACTGAGCAGCAGCATAAATACGGACCTTTTCCTCCAATCGTGATGGCATTGAAAGATATCGCCTCTAATCATTAA
- a CDS encoding tetratricopeptide repeat protein, with the protein MKSFRNLLSILLLSAITLFSASCNSNSAYEDWKVRAKTDMRLMPKYGGLVKSQKYLEIDHQFIKEATEQFGTKERASYVYSRWGMEYAKKGDPKTAMYRLNQAWLLNSKNAEAYHGFGYVMAGLGAFKEALNEYNEGLKFTPENEQMKIERAAIQQKL; encoded by the coding sequence ATGAAATCATTCCGAAACCTATTGAGCATCCTCCTCCTATCGGCCATTACTTTATTTAGTGCATCTTGTAACTCAAACAGCGCTTATGAAGATTGGAAAGTGCGTGCTAAAACGGACATGAGGTTAATGCCTAAATACGGTGGCCTGGTAAAATCACAAAAGTACTTAGAGATAGACCATCAGTTTATAAAAGAGGCAACGGAACAATTTGGCACAAAAGAACGTGCCTCTTATGTTTATTCCAGATGGGGAATGGAATATGCAAAAAAAGGTGATCCTAAAACAGCAATGTACCGTTTAAATCAAGCCTGGTTACTCAATTCAAAAAATGCGGAAGCTTACCATGGATTTGGCTATGTAATGGCAGGATTAGGTGCCTTCAAAGAAGCGCTGAATGAATATAATGAAGGGCTCAAATTTACGCCGGAAAATGAGCAGATGAAAATAGAACGTGCCGCTATTCAGCAAAAGCTTTAA
- a CDS encoding sensor histidine kinase encodes MKKDDSDELMIANRKIAFQHQEKENRAAELIIANKELLFQNEERENRAAELAIANKELIFQNEEKEKRAAELVIANRELIFQNEEKENRAAELVIANKELAFQNEEKENRAAELVIANKELAFQNEEKEKRAEELVIANRELKNAEDEVRQLNDELEQKVAERTAQLEYVNKELESFSYSVSHDLRAPIRAINGYTKILVEDYESVIDEDGLKILQSIINNSKKMGVLIDDLLAFSKLGRKQVTVSKIDMLDLVHQVKEEVLLEQHKNMPEFNITALPNAKGDKSLIKQVWINLISNAIKYSRHKEKTTIEIGAYEEEDHIVYFVKDGGAGFDMQYYDKLFGVFQRLHSQEEFEGTGIGLAIVHRIVQRHEGKVWAESILDEGSCFYFSLLHINH; translated from the coding sequence ATGAAAAAAGACGATTCCGATGAATTGATGATTGCCAATAGAAAGATTGCTTTTCAACATCAGGAAAAAGAAAACCGGGCAGCAGAGTTAATCATCGCCAATAAAGAACTTCTTTTTCAAAATGAAGAGCGTGAAAACCGTGCTGCAGAGCTCGCAATTGCCAATAAAGAACTCATCTTTCAAAATGAAGAGAAGGAGAAAAGAGCCGCAGAACTAGTGATTGCGAACAGGGAACTGATTTTTCAAAATGAAGAAAAAGAAAACCGTGCGGCAGAATTAGTCATTGCCAATAAAGAGCTTGCTTTTCAAAACGAAGAAAAAGAAAACCGTGCGGCTGAACTGGTCATCGCCAATAAAGAGCTTGCTTTTCAGAATGAAGAAAAAGAAAAAAGAGCGGAAGAATTAGTTATTGCCAATAGGGAGCTTAAAAATGCAGAGGATGAAGTTCGTCAGCTCAATGACGAATTGGAACAAAAAGTAGCAGAACGTACTGCACAACTGGAATATGTTAATAAAGAACTAGAGTCCTTCTCCTATTCCGTATCTCATGATTTACGTGCACCAATCAGGGCAATTAATGGCTATACTAAAATTTTAGTAGAAGACTATGAGTCGGTCATAGATGAAGATGGGCTAAAGATCCTGCAATCCATCATTAACAATTCTAAAAAAATGGGTGTATTGATCGATGATTTGCTGGCCTTCTCAAAATTAGGAAGAAAACAAGTTACAGTTTCAAAAATAGATATGCTCGATCTTGTCCACCAGGTAAAGGAAGAGGTATTATTGGAGCAGCATAAAAACATGCCTGAATTTAACATCACAGCATTGCCAAATGCTAAAGGCGATAAATCACTGATTAAACAAGTTTGGATAAACCTGATTTCCAATGCCATTAAATACTCGCGGCACAAAGAAAAGACAACAATAGAAATTGGTGCTTACGAGGAAGAAGACCATATCGTATACTTTGTAAAGGATGGTGGTGCTGGTTTTGACATGCAATACTATGATAAACTCTTCGGGGTTTTTCAGCGATTACACTCCCAGGAAGAGTTTGAAGGTACTGGTATCGGCCTTGCTATTGTCCATAGGATTGTGCAAAGACATGAAGGAAAAGTTTGGGCGGAGTCAATATTAGACGAAGGATCTTGCTTTTATTTCAGCTTACTCCACATAAACCATTAA
- a CDS encoding response regulator, with the protein MNYHNIEILFVEDSADDAALTIRALKKGGVTNKLHHVINGAEALDFLYCRGEFSSRSDQEFPKLILLDLKMPKISGVQVLEKIKSDPKLKSIPVVMLTSSNEGPDIEKCFSLGANSYIVKPVDSDNFFKTVKEIGLYWMVLSQPAH; encoded by the coding sequence ATGAACTATCATAACATAGAAATTTTATTTGTAGAAGACAGTGCTGACGATGCCGCATTGACCATTCGCGCACTAAAAAAAGGTGGTGTGACCAATAAATTACATCATGTGATCAATGGTGCTGAAGCACTTGACTTTCTATACTGCAGAGGGGAATTTTCTTCCAGAAGCGATCAGGAGTTTCCTAAATTAATCCTATTGGATTTAAAAATGCCTAAGATATCAGGAGTACAGGTCCTGGAAAAGATTAAATCAGATCCAAAGCTAAAGTCTATTCCAGTAGTGATGCTGACCTCCTCTAATGAAGGTCCGGATATTGAAAAGTGTTTTTCATTGGGGGCAAACAGTTATATCGTGAAGCCTGTAGATAGTGATAACTTTTTCAAAACAGTCAAAGAGATTGGTTTATACTGGATGGTATTGAGCCAGCCGGCACATTAA
- a CDS encoding sensor histidine kinase, which translates to MATILRILIVEDNESDADLLLRELKKSELSFTSAVIQTRAEFEKALDNFSPDLILSDYSLPSFDAESAFHIKQEHHSEIPFIIVSGIIGEENAVKLIKAGVTDYVSKNSLFTLSTKINRALNDSQIRKEKLLADEKLKQINEELSLLNQELEDRVIKRTRALAESERRFRSMMETIPQLAWTNTIKGEVVFYNQRCSDYTGLDRKINRMIAFKSVIHEEDLHAAIDQFRSILNNDEGGEFQIRIKRVDELYRWHLIRLMPVKDQTGQLELWVGTATDIQELRLLQQHKDDFIIIASHELKTPITSLKASLQLLDRIKDNPPATGMLAKLVVQANKSLGKVNALIEDLLNSSRANQGQLHINQENFVLSSIIKDSYHDLTTDGVYSIKTEGDLDIAVYADAIRVEQIVINFLNNAIKYASQSKEIRIRIEKKNDMAKVSVIDRGPGIPPEKLRYIFDRYYRADNSGNQYTGLGLGLYICAEIIKQHNGQIGVESVLDEGSNFWFTIPMAN; encoded by the coding sequence ATGGCCACAATCCTTAGAATACTCATTGTTGAAGACAATGAAAGCGATGCTGACTTACTATTGCGTGAGCTGAAAAAATCTGAGCTGAGTTTTACATCAGCAGTGATTCAAACACGTGCAGAATTTGAAAAAGCGCTCGATAATTTTAGTCCTGACCTGATATTATCAGACTATTCGCTTCCATCATTTGATGCGGAAAGTGCTTTTCACATTAAACAGGAACACCATTCAGAAATCCCATTTATCATTGTATCAGGTATCATTGGAGAGGAAAATGCCGTTAAACTGATTAAAGCTGGTGTGACTGATTATGTATCAAAAAACAGTCTTTTCACCTTATCTACTAAAATCAACAGGGCCTTAAATGACAGTCAGATCAGGAAGGAAAAGTTGCTGGCGGATGAAAAGTTAAAACAGATTAATGAGGAACTTTCATTGCTAAATCAGGAGCTGGAAGACCGCGTGATCAAGCGCACCAGAGCTTTGGCTGAAAGTGAACGTCGTTTCCGAAGCATGATGGAGACCATTCCACAACTTGCCTGGACAAATACAATCAAAGGAGAAGTGGTATTTTACAACCAGCGATGCTCAGATTACACAGGTTTAGATCGCAAAATAAACCGAATGATCGCATTTAAATCGGTGATCCATGAGGAAGACCTCCATGCGGCCATTGACCAATTCCGCTCGATCCTAAACAACGATGAAGGCGGTGAGTTTCAAATTCGTATCAAACGCGTCGATGAGCTTTATAGATGGCACCTGATTCGTTTAATGCCCGTTAAAGATCAAACTGGCCAATTGGAGCTTTGGGTGGGAACTGCCACAGACATTCAGGAACTTCGCTTATTACAGCAGCATAAAGATGACTTTATCATCATTGCCAGTCATGAACTTAAAACTCCCATCACCAGCTTAAAGGCATCTTTGCAACTTCTAGATCGGATAAAAGACAACCCACCGGCTACTGGCATGCTGGCTAAACTGGTTGTTCAAGCCAATAAAAGTTTAGGAAAAGTCAATGCGCTGATTGAAGACCTATTGAACTCCAGCAGGGCCAATCAGGGACAGCTTCACATCAATCAGGAGAATTTTGTATTGTCCAGTATCATTAAAGACTCTTACCATGATTTAACCACTGATGGAGTTTACTCCATTAAAACAGAAGGTGATCTGGATATCGCCGTATATGCCGATGCGATTCGGGTGGAGCAGATTGTAATCAACTTCCTCAATAATGCGATAAAATATGCGAGCCAGTCTAAAGAGATCAGGATTCGTATTGAGAAGAAAAATGATATGGCTAAAGTCTCTGTCATTGACCGGGGTCCAGGGATACCACCAGAAAAATTGCGTTACATATTTGACCGCTATTATCGTGCAGATAATTCTGGCAATCAGTATACCGGATTAGGCCTCGGCCTATATATTTGTGCAGAAATCATCAAACAGCACAATGGACAAATCGGCGTAGAAAGTGTATTGGATGAAGGCAGTAATTTCTGGTTTACCATACCAATGGCCAATTAA
- a CDS encoding ParA family protein, translating to MKIIAVINHKGGTGKTTSTLNIGAGLARAKKRTLLIDIDPQSNLTEGLGFRDVKVSIYDSIKSDTPLPIENISEYLDIVPSSLDLLGAEIELVSRLGRETIVKRLLKAVDGKYDYVLIDCAPALGMLTVNALVAADTVLIPLEAEYFAYRGIDRLVSIISDVRTHYNENLTIGGVFITKINPRRVITEQITDSIKKYFSDKLFDTSIRVNVALIEAQLKGVDVFEYAPLSNGAVDYENLTEEILVKL from the coding sequence ATGAAGATTATAGCTGTTATAAATCATAAAGGTGGTACAGGAAAAACAACTTCTACCTTAAATATTGGCGCCGGTTTAGCTCGTGCGAAAAAGAGAACATTACTAATTGATATTGACCCGCAATCTAACTTAACAGAAGGTTTAGGATTCAGAGATGTGAAGGTGTCGATTTATGACAGTATCAAAAGTGACACCCCTCTTCCTATAGAAAACATTTCAGAATATTTAGACATTGTCCCTTCCTCACTGGATTTATTAGGTGCAGAGATTGAACTGGTTTCCAGATTGGGCAGAGAAACTATTGTAAAAAGATTGCTGAAAGCAGTTGATGGAAAATACGACTATGTTTTGATCGATTGTGCGCCTGCTTTAGGCATGTTAACAGTAAACGCATTGGTTGCGGCAGATACTGTATTGATCCCATTAGAAGCAGAATACTTTGCCTATAGAGGTATTGACCGCCTGGTTTCCATTATTTCAGATGTCCGCACACATTACAATGAAAACCTGACGATCGGTGGTGTATTTATTACCAAAATAAACCCGAGAAGGGTGATCACCGAGCAAATCACAGACAGTATCAAAAAATATTTCAGTGATAAGCTATTTGATACTTCCATCAGGGTAAACGTAGCCTTGATAGAAGCACAGCTGAAAGGCGTAGATGTATTTGAATATGCACCGCTATCGAATGGTGCAGTTGATTACGAAAACCTTACGGAAGAAATTTTAGTTAAATTATAA
- a CDS encoding ATP-grasp domain-containing protein, with the protein MKIAYVSYHIQEIYTSTTEDEEFTLLNFLLDKGLSIERVIWNDPLVKWENYQLAILKSPWDYTEHLTDFQNWLHQLESLGIQLLNPYERVRWNMDKHYLKEITDSGLPVIPSSYLEKGSVLTDLQALLSSFNVDKLIIKPCVSAGARNTFILNAANFSEKQELINSLLQQEAFIVQPFMKEVFEGEWSFLFFNGKYSHCLLKVPKDGEFRVQHYYGGSVNAAQTADKYIPEAQAYVTQFAEGCLYARVDGLIVNDQLNLMELELIEPYLFLSTQPESFINYYQALSAHLRD; encoded by the coding sequence ATGAAAATTGCTTACGTTTCTTACCATATTCAGGAAATATATACCTCCACTACAGAAGATGAAGAGTTCACACTCTTAAATTTCCTTTTAGATAAAGGCCTATCCATTGAGCGCGTCATCTGGAATGACCCCTTGGTTAAATGGGAAAATTATCAGCTTGCTATTCTTAAATCACCATGGGATTATACAGAACACCTAACTGATTTTCAGAACTGGCTGCATCAGCTCGAATCTTTAGGCATTCAGCTATTGAATCCTTATGAACGTGTGAGATGGAACATGGACAAGCATTACCTCAAAGAAATTACGGACTCCGGCTTGCCAGTGATCCCTTCATCCTATCTTGAAAAAGGCAGTGTGCTGACTGATTTACAAGCCTTACTCAGCTCGTTTAATGTCGATAAACTGATTATTAAACCTTGTGTCAGTGCCGGAGCCAGGAATACATTTATCCTTAACGCAGCAAACTTTTCCGAAAAACAGGAACTCATCAACAGTCTGCTCCAGCAGGAAGCTTTTATAGTTCAGCCTTTTATGAAAGAAGTTTTTGAAGGTGAGTGGTCTTTTCTATTCTTTAACGGAAAATACAGTCATTGCCTTTTAAAAGTACCTAAAGATGGAGAATTCAGGGTCCAGCATTACTATGGCGGCAGCGTTAATGCCGCACAAACCGCAGACAAATACATTCCCGAAGCCCAGGCTTATGTAACTCAATTTGCGGAAGGATGCCTTTATGCCAGAGTCGATGGTCTCATCGTGAACGATCAATTAAACCTCATGGAACTGGAACTTATTGAACCTTATCTTTTCCTAAGTACACAACCTGAATCTTTTATAAATTATTATCAGGCTTTATCAGCTCATCTTCGGGATTAA
- a CDS encoding helix-turn-helix domain-containing protein has translation MPVKEVAYQLNFASPEQFSHFFKKHTTFYPGDYRSNFVKIGP, from the coding sequence CTGCCTGTTAAGGAAGTCGCGTATCAACTTAATTTTGCCAGTCCAGAGCAATTCAGCCACTTCTTTAAAAAACACACCACCTTCTACCCTGGCGACTACCGCAGCAATTTTGTGAAAATAGGCCCGTAA